ACTGCGTATAAGCCATATTCGCTTCATCTATGAAGAGTACTTTTAATCCAGGGCGTGTATCAAAGACCCAGTCTTTAAGAGCTTGTTCACCCTCGTGCAAGGCCTGATGCTTGCTTTTCCAAAAGGAACGTATAAACGAGGTTTTGCCTACGCCGGTTTTTCCCGCGATGAACACGAATGGATTATGTTGCAAAGCTAACTCTACTGCCTGGAGTCTATCCTTATAAGCCACCCCTTTTTGACTGGAGGTCAAGGTCTTCATTCCCAACCAAGCCAGTTCATAGGGAGCTTTAGGATGCAATAAACGATACTGTCCTATGGCTTGCAAATGAACAAAGGAATAGCTCTTCAATTCCTCTTCACTAAAACAGCCGGGATATTTTTTTTCTAACCAAGCTTCTTTTTCTAAGTCTTTTACTTCATGCTTCAATTGGGGAATAAGACCAGAACTTTGAGTTTTTGTGCTTAAAAGAATGAGTTGACCGGAAGCCTGTTGTCTTCGCTGTAACATAAAAGGCATTAGCCTATCCTGTAATTCTGCAGAAAACTCTCCTTTCAAAACCACAGTTTTTCCTTGGTTTAAAGCCGGAATCAATGCACCAATCTGTTCTTCAAATTTCAATTCTAAGGTCTTCATATTGACCTCGGCTTGAATATTGTTGAGTAGACTAGAAGACTGAGCCTCAGAAATATCTAATACCACATCAGCGTTTAGTTGGGTGAGCGTCCAATCGATGTCCGAGCTATATACGGCAAAATCCTTAGAGGGCAATGAATCAACTTTCATAGGAGTTGACGTGAGAATAGTGTTAGAAGGCTGTGTATGCAGACTATTGGGTAGAGAAACCCCTGGAGCACAACGTAAATTCAAGTGTTTGTTATATTGTTGACAAAAGGACAGTAAACGAGCCCAGGCATGTTCGGTAAGCGGTGCCGTTAAGTAGGCATTAATAGTAGCCCCTTGATGTTGTTCTAAAAAACCCGGGATAGTGGTTAAGGTTTTATCCTGGTTATTGCAGGCATAACGAGAAAACCATTCCGGTAATAAAGTAGGATTTAAAACCAGAGTATCTTCGGGTACATGCTCGGCACTTACTAAATTTAGGTTGTTTTTTAATTGAGCCCAGGAATAGCCTTGACTTTGAGTATATTGAATTTCTTTCGGCAAAAGGATATCACCGTAAGGCCCCCTAATTTCTTGATACAAAATCATTTCCTGCCAAAAGCGCAGAAAATCTTCATTGTCCCAGGGAGCATTGCGCAACTCTATAGGCTTATTAGATTTTAAAGCCTTAACCAAGGAGCCCTCTACAAAATGCAAGGCATTACCTTCTAAGCGCCAAGCCCCAAAGACCTGTTCCTCCCATAAAGCACCTCCAAAAAACTCCACTACTTCAGCTGCTCCTTCCGAGTGGGTAGCCATTGCAGGAGGAGGCGGGGCTTGAACAAAATCAGCAGGTTGAAGAGGACACTCCTCTACCAGATTAAAACGAGAATAAAAATCAGAGCCTTGATAAGCATTAGGACCATCTGGATTAGTAAGCCCTATAATTTTGGCCTTTTCGGGAAGAGAAGTGCCATCGGCAGAGCGTTCCTTATCAATTAAGGCATTGAATCTCACTATATCTCTAGGAGTAAAATGAGCATAATTGACGAGAATAATAGGCGCTTGACTCCCATGCTTCATTAAAAAATCATGGAGGCGGCCTCCTGGTCCTGGATGAGGATAGCCCTTATCCCCTATCTTTTGAATGTATGCCGAGGAGCAGATTAAATCTTCAGGTGAATTGACATAAAAGCAAGGTCTGGAAGTAATATGACTAAAGGATTGAATACCATATCGTAAAGCATTTAAGGCTTCTTCATCGTTTAACTCAATTAATAGTTTTTTAGATTCTGATGTACATAAGTTTTGAATGTACTGCTTGCCCGATTTAGGTAACGCCTTTTGAGTTCTCGGAGGAAAATAAATACATTTAGGAGGGTTAACAACCTTAGTCTCACCAGAAGACGTCAATTCAACTTTAGCAGCAGAACCTTTTAATTCTTTAGAGGCTGATGGAGCGTTGGACGTATCAATGTTTAGTCGACTTGGATAGCCTCCTAAGTTGCAAGTAATCCAGACTCCTTTCCATTGGACTTCAGCAAAGGCATGCGATGTATTTAGAATAATTCGTACTGGAATTTCAGGATGATATGTCTCCATCCAGGCTTTAAAAGCTATAGCTCTATGTCGGCAAGCCCCTAATTTCTGTTCCGATAAAGCATTAAGGTAATCATTTCCTGTAGCCGGCTGCGGTATGCGCTTTAATGCTTTAGCCCCAAAGTTAAGGCATTCTTGTATTTTATTGTTCACATCTATGGGTAAATCGGATATAGACAGATCATTTGGAACACGGACCAGAAAATCCATAGAAAGCTGTTTTCCGGAGGTGTTTTTGACATAATACAAATTATCTCTTTGAGAATAGGCTATAGCGATGGAGGCTTTATCATCACTTAAATGATAGTGCAGCATTTCTTCCTGGGCGGACAAGGAGGCTAAAGGTTGCCAGTGCTCGTGCGCTGCAATAGTCTGCTTGGAGTAGTAGGTATGAGCCTTAGCATCCATCTGCGAAGGCATAAGATTCCAAGTATCTTCAGCACTTTTATCTAAGGACAGGTTGCGTAATTGCTTACTCTGTGGATCAACATTCAATTCAAAGGCATTAGCAACAGAGCAATCTTTAGAGTTGACCGTTAATTTTTGAAACACCTGTTGTCTGTACAGAGAAGTTTCCGGATCAACCTCTGAATTTGCTGCATAAAATAGCTTTTTAACATGATATGTTTGTGGGACAAAAGAGGTGTCTGCGTCCATGCGAAGGCTGTCTTGCAAGAGATTGTTATAGGAAAAAGATAAAGGTGAACACAGTATCAAAGAGGGCGGTAAATAGGGTTTTAGTTCCTTTAGATCAATATTAGGGCAGCCACTAATATCCAATTTCTTCAAATGGGGTGTTTTTTCTAAAATGGAAATTAAAGCTTGGGTGCTAATCGGAGTGCCAGATACAATAAGCTCTTCAAGTGAGTTGAGGCATAATAGTTCTAAGGGTAGAGCATCCAACTCTTCGCAGAAACCTAAGTTAAGTCTCTTCAATTGAGAAGCATTCTTTAGAAATTTTACTAAAAAATCAGAGTTTGCTGCTTCTATATGGGATATATTAAGTTCTTCTAATGAGCTTGTGTTGAGATCTTCCGTTAGGGTTGGCAGAAGATTGTTGCAGTCACATACGTTAAGTTTGGTTATTCGAGGAGCTTGCTTTAAAAGCTTTGTTAGAAATGCTCCATCAATTGTTGAGAAGCTTAGATCAAGATCGGTTAAAGAGCTTAGATTGATACCATCTGGCAAGGGAGTGGAAAGATGCTCACAATCGTTCAAAGATAGTTTTTTTAAACGAAACGCTCCTTTAACAAAACGTGTAAGAATCTCGGTATTAATATTGGACGCGGATAAGTCAATTTGTTCTAGTGCCCTAAAATCTAAATCTTTAGAAAGCACTTCAGGGAACTCTTGATAGCCACCTAAATAAAGATATTTCAGTCTAGGGGCATGCTTTTTTAAAAAAACGAATAAAGAATCTTGTGATATTTTACCAGAGACGGCAAATTCTTCCAGTAATCCGAACTCTAAGTTTTTCAAGAAATTTAGGTCAGTACATTTTTCATCAATAAATAATCCTAGTGTTTTAAGATGCGATGCCGCCTTCAAAAAATTAACAAACGCATCTATATCGACGTCAGTTGGAAGAGTTAATTTTAAAACCTCTAATGAGTCTAACCTTAAATTTTGGAAGAAGGTTGGGGTAAGTGTACATCCACTTAAATCCAGGTATTTCAATTTGAGGGCGCGTTGCAGAAGTTTTTTTAGAGAATGTTGATCAAGTTGTGGTTGATAGAATAACTCTAATATTTCTAATCGTTCAGGAGTTTGAATTGAATTAAGAATAAGAGGATCAAAGTCGTCACATAAACTTAATTCACGTAATTGGTCTGTTGATTCTATCAAACACTTGATGGACTCTGAATTAAGTGTAACTCCTCTATTTACGTTCTCTCCATTAAAAACAGAACTAGGTTTAGCAATAGAACTACCTAAACGCAGAACCTCCAAAAAAGGTAATTTTAATTGGGGGGTAATACTTCCATTCTTTAAATTAAGACAGCCTAAAAGATCAAGAAGAGTTATACTATCTTTTCTTAGATTCAGGAGTTTATTCAGTGAAGCAATAGTTAAATTAGAGTGGTTTAAATTTAATTCATTCTCGTCGTAATAAGGAGCGTAATCTTCTTCATCTCCCTCTATGAGTACTTCTAATTCTTTCTGATTGAGCACGAATAATTCATCATACCCCAAGCTCAGCGTCTTTTCTGCATGAGTTTTCAACTCTGCATCACTAATTTTAAGTTTTTTGCGAGGCTTGAGTGCAGGCTTAAGATTTCTGGGGTTGAGTTTTTCCAAGGATCTATCATTTTTAACACCGTAAATGTCAAAACCCTGCTCTATAAGTGCTGCAAGACGCTCAGCGACGATAATGCTTGTATTATAATCCCATTCGGGTATGTCTGTTTGATTAATAATGAGCGTTTTGGGTTTTCTTATACAGGTTTCAGAAGATTTTTTCCACGCTGGTAGATGACGTAAAAGTCGTGCTACATCAAAATAATTAGTGGGAGTAGTACCGTATTGTATAGTATTACTTATTTGATCTTTATAGTAATTGGGATTATTAGGCATGAAAAAAATGAGTAAAATAAATACTATTGTAACACAATTTTAACTATGTGTCGTTATTTTTTCTTGTGTGGAAAAAATATAACATTGAATTATATTATATTAAATAGTTGTGACAGATAACGTACTGGCCTGTTGTAAAAAGTGATAAATTTATTTATAAAACAATCATCTGGTGATCTAATTTGCGTTTTTTAAAAGTTGCGATTTAGATGCATGGTCAGCCATCAATCGCACTAGAACTATATTTTAGAATGATCCTTCTAGGATATTTATATTCGATAAAATCTACTAGAAAGCTGATTGAGGAAATCCGTTATAATATCGCCTATCGTTGGTTTTGTAGATTAACCACCCGAGATAAACCACGTATGGATGAAAAAGCCAGGGCACGACTCAAAGCTCTGGCAGCACAATATCTAGCTTAGGGTTATTTACTTCTTCATGGGTGGAGGGGTTGTTCAATCATATTTGGTCACTCTAGACGCTTTGCTAATTGGTTCAATAGTAACGCAGAATATTAGCGGACGTTGATGCTTTTGGAGAGCTAATCCATTAGACCACAACAGTCTATGATGTTTTTGTATAATAATGATCGAAAAGTTTATTTCTAAATTTATATTGGGGATCAAGAGTACTCTTCAGTTTAAAAAATTTTTTTGCTCCAGGATATGCTTTTAAAAACTGCTCATTGGTCGCAACTATTTGATAAGGTAAATAATATGTTCCTCCTTCTTCTAATGCGGCATCGATTAATAAAGAAGTCCATTTTTTAACCTCTGATTTATCTGCATTCGTAACCCCTTGTTTGTAATAGATAACAAAAGAGAACACCTCAGTTCTAGCCCATGAAAGATAAGATTCATGATCTGGTAGAGCTTGTCGAATAGAAATATTTAATACATTGACCTGATTCTTTTTAAGAATGGTGACCATTTTTTTTGTAAAAGAATCAAAATGATCAGTTGGTATAAAATACTCTTGAAGGACATAAGTGGAGGTTTTACGTGATGCAGGCTCAATGCTGTTCACATCGTAACTTGCTTCATAATTTCGCCATTCGACAATGGATCGTAAATTGGCATATCTATCATATATGATTTGCCTAAAATATTTACCTGACTTTGTATCAGATATCCAATTTAATAGGAATTCTTGATAGGGTAATGGGCGCTGTTGAGGCGCTAGCCTCTCTTTTATTGTTACAGGTTTATTAGTTTTTACCCATGTTATTGCATTGATATATTCGAAATTAGGGGGATATAAATCCGCATTATGGAATATTGCATTATGTGAATAACGAATATTTTGTAGAAAATAGTCTTTATAACTGGATAACTTCATTCTTTTAGCAATTCTTTCTATAGGAGTATTGTCAGTCAGAGAAAGAGTTGCTTCCACTATAACGCCAAGTCCACCGTATCCTCCAATTGCGCCAAAAAATATATCAGAATGCTCTTTTCTACTTGCTGTTAGGATTTCCCCATCTGCAAGCACCATTTTAATTGAGTCAACCGATCTAATAATTGCCCCTTCATTAACATATCTTCCATGTGCATTAACACTTAGTGAACCTCCTACAGTAAAGTTGGAAAATGACTGCATGATTTTAAGAGATAGATCATATTTATCGATTAATTCTTGAATTTCTCTCCAAGTAATTCCTGATTCTACTGTGATTAAATGATTCTCTTTATCAAGAGATACAATATGATTCATATGTCGCATGTCAATAAAGAGGGTATTGTCTGTAGCGATTTGACCTCCTTGACTAAATCTTCCTCCACCGATTGAAATCGGAGCATTATGCTTTTTAATTAATTGACTTACTTCATTTGCAGATTTAGGGAAAACTATTTCTTTCACCTTTATTGGATTTATAAGAGTGATGTCGTTAACAATTAAATCTGTGGCAAAAGAAGTACTTAATAACGTGATCCATATAATTAATTTGGGGATGAAGTGTTTAAATACGCTCATTAGAACCTTTGAAAATTTTTTACAGACATTTCTAATTCAATTATGAGTTTATATAGAAGGATTTCTTTATTCAATAACTCTGCTCTAAATGATATAGATAACTTACCTTTAAATTCTGCCCGAAGTACACTAATAATAGATTGCATAGGATTCGGTTCGAGTTGTATATTGATAAAATTGTATAGATGGATGCATAGATAGATGATGCTTGTTATATTTACTCTGTTACTTATTTCTTTACTTTTCGCATGGTTTCGATGCGAACGTATTGCTCTGAGTTTTTTTCTTCTAACACTGTTGTTAGTTGTGTGGCTTTTCTTATTTGAAATTTACTCCCCTGAATATGGCTTCAAAATGCCATGGATTCAAACATAAATAATGGAGGATATATTTGTGTTTAAAAACATTCTGCATCGACTAACATCTGAAAATAATATAATTCAATTAAATTACATTTATTCATTATTGATTTTAGCGGCAATGGCATTCATTCTGACTACAGCAATGTATATGCAATTGGTTCATGGCGAATATCCTTGCCCACTTTGTTTGTTACAACGAGTTGCTTATTTTGGCGTTTGCTTTGGTGTTATTCTCAATTTGCGAAATGGTTATTCAATGCGTTATGAAGGCCTTACATTGATCTCCATCATTTTATTATTAATTATTAGCGCACGCCAAACTTTACTTGATATCTATCCAAGACCTGGTCATGATTATATTGGCTCGGCTTTCCTCGGATTGCATATGCCAGTTTGGTCGATTGTATTTTCTATCTTATTACTGCTAGCCTACGCTATTCGATTTTGTATACTTGGTTTTGACGATTACCTAAGTGAGCCTCTTCTCAAATCTCATCCAAAAACCGCATTGCTAGCAAACATTTTGGCATGGTTTATCATTGCATTATGTAGTCTCAATGTCCTATCTACTTTTTTACAATGCGGCTTCTCAAGCTGCCATACCTTCGTAAGCGTCTAATTAGGAGTACGACAAGCAACGGAATTAAAAATACCCTAATGTGAAATTTAATTCCATATTAATTCATTTAGCCAAGAACTTAAGTCCATTTGTGACCCATTATTAAAGAGTGTTTTTAATAATTACAAATCTTCATCCTTAAAAAATTATAGAGCAATAATATTAAGGTTGTATTTGTGAAAGATAACGACTTATATCTGAATTAAAAAAGAAATTTAATATCAGTGCAGACTTTTTTTTCAAATAAAAATCTGCTTGGCCTAGAAGAACCATTTTTTTCAGATCAGCTTTTACCTGGATTAGGTACTAACTATTTTAAATGCCATGAACAAAATGCTTAGAGTACCTTTTCGTTTCAATGCTTGTCACACTCCTGACTCTATTCCCTTGAGCATTATCAGCAACTACATTGCATTAATCGCTAAATAAATAAAAAAAGATCCCCACTTAATGCCGCTAAATCTGTTTGTTCTTTCTCATCAAGTGCCGTCATTGCCAGGCCACGAGAGGCGCCAAAGGTAATTAACAATCGAGCAAAGGGTAAATTATTTTGTCTAATCGCTAAAGCTAACGAAGAAACGGGTTCGCAAAAATATGCCGCATGATCCCCAGTAAAATTAATATTTGCCCCACACTCTAACAACAACAAGGTACAAGCAAGGCTATTCGAATACACTGCGTGTGGTAAAATAGAATAGCCGTTATCCCAAATATGATCGACGGAGAGTTCATTGTCTAAAAGAGCTTTTAAAGCAAGAACATTGTCTTCCTTTATAGTTTCCAACAGTGATAACATGTGTTAATGATACCATTATTTTTTTCGACATTCTGCCATGTTTATATCTATAATGCACCCAGGTTACTATAGCCAAAATTGACTTACAGAAATGATTATTCAATATTTTCAATGAGTTATTTTTTCGCCCTCGGAGCTCACGTTAAGTTAACCTAACCAGCTCAAACTAATAGACTATTAAGATGCGTTTCACTAAACCTATATTTGTAAAAGATTCATAGTCATAAGATTAATTTTATAGGATAATCAAGCCACTCAGAATGATTAAAAAAGATCTGCTATGTTGTTTATTTTTATAGGTGGTGCCTCTGCTAGTGGTAAATCAAGTATTGCAGAACATTTGTTAAAAAAACTTCGGACGATTGGAGTCAATGCCAATGAATTGAAAATGGATGACTACTTCCATGAAAGACCGGACAATGTTGACAATGAAACGTTTAGGGCGACAACTAATTTCGATGTTCCCCATATGCTGCATTTAGATCGCTTGAGTAGAGATGTTACAGAATTAAGTAAAGGCCATAGCATACGAAAATCCTGCCTTTCTTTTGTTACTAATAAATATCATGCCTGGGAAGAGATCTCTCCTTGTGATGTAGTGATAATTGAGGGAATATTTGCTCAATATTTTTATCAAAACTTTGTAGATAAAAAACTCCCATCCATTCTCGTCAATGTAACTACTGAATGTTACCAAGATCTAATGAATAGGCGAGTTAATCGAGATATTAAAGAACGAAATAGAACACGAGAAGTAGTGCTTGCCTCTGAACGTAAAACAGTGGGACCGGGTTTCTTTAAGTATACAGCCAGTAACGCTCAGGGCGCTGATATATATATCGTCAATAAAAAGCATGAGGATCTCGAAGAGAGAAATAAAGCTTTAGATGCATCGGTGATGGAAATTATTGATCGTATGAATGAATTGTGTGGTGAAGACTCAATAGTAAAGCGAAAAAAACCTGATGTTAGAGAGCTTGTAGCAAGAAGTCATTGGTGTGCTGGAGAGAAATCCACTGCTATAGACCATTCGGAGCATCGCTTTATAGGGGTTTTTCGTGATGTTTTTGGTGAATACAATAGCAAATTTGCTCATGATTGGAGCATGTACATATTAGCTGGTTTTGCGACAGCCTTGGGTGCCGCTGCTGTAGCGGTTGCATTAGTGGCATTAAGTGGAATCATCAGTACAGCAGTGGCCGTGACTGGTGCTGCATTGGGTTTGGCTGGCTTAGGGATGTTTGCTTACAGGGCTTATAAAGACTCTCAAATCTGTTATGAGGAAAATTATTCGCCTATCTTAAGCAACTAGAAAAATTGAAGATTACAATATATACGCTTAAATCATTTTTACTAATCAAAAAAACTATGGAGTTACTACCTAAAGACAGTATCTATGCTCGCTGAAACAATAATTAGGCAAAAAATATTTATGGATAAAAGACACCTGCCATTTTTCGTTTCCCAAAAGAATCCTTTTCATGAGGCTTATTTATGTGTTGGCTCATTACACCAAATCTGCGATTGCGGCAACATTAACTCGATCAACAGAACTCATGAAACAAAATTTCAATGAGTTAAATTAATAGAAGCTTCTGGTTTTTTATGGAAAATTAAAGTTATCAAATTCACTTAAACGCTTTCTTTCCAGTTAATTAAACTGCGGTTTGTCATATAGTTATTTAGATAAATGATTTTAGTTTATTCAAAGTTGTCCCGGATATTACTGATTTACAAATAATCGGGTTTCAAGTGATTAAATAAAAATCTCCAATAGGCAATTTATAATTATAATGTCTATAATTACTCTAGATCTATCTGTTTTTAGGAGTGGTTATGAAAAAGTCTAAACGAAACAATAATCAATCTGGAAAAAAAATTTCACCCGATAAATTGAGCAACATTTCCGGGGGCAATCGAGTTCATGAGGGATTTGACCGTATGCGCCCGCGCGATCCCCAGACTATTATTGATACACTCAGAAACAGACGGACTTAATCGTACTTTTTAACTTGGGTTTGCCAAACTGGCCGGTAACCAGAGGCGAGATCCAGTGCGGATTTTCCTAAAGCCTGAAACCTTTGAGATATATGGGCTATGGGTTTTTTTATCAAATAATCATTGCCATAATTGAACAGGCAGCCATAAAAAATATTAAGAAAATATTTGTTGATACTTATGCTTTTCAAGCAGTTGATTTCTATATAAAACAGGGATTTTCCATAATTGGCCGACTTGATAAGTATTTGTTAGGCCATGACAGAATTTATCTAAGAAAAGATTTAGATTTATAATTATAGAGTCATCTAGCCTCTTTGTGTCAGGCTATTTACCCCTTTAATCTAATGTCAGAAGTCATTTTATAAGGCCTTCCTCCTTTTATATTACTCTGCTGTATGAGTATCTTTGATCTGGAAACGTTGGAAAATATTCCCAAGAAAAACTGTCCATGCTGTCGCGAACCTATTGCAGCGAGCTATCTTTGCAATCCTAAAGTAAATCTTCTTGTAAAAGGCCTAGTGTGTACGTAGCTCCTGTTTTCAGCCAAGATTACGGGGTTTTATTTGTGCATAACGCACTTAATATTTATATTTTTGCGTACAATTTAACTTTATCTAATTGATTCAAATCCCAAGACACTCCATCTATAATGAATTTAAACCTGAAGGGGGATAATGACAACTACATCTCGCAAATGGGAACTAATGTTGACCGAAAACAGGGGCTACGTACACACTAGGCCTAAAACCAAAACAATTGCTATTAATCCTCGCTACAGAAAAATTGATAGATAAGTAAAGCAAGATATAAAAATACGCAGCCAATTATTGTGTATAATGGCAGCTTATGGAGACAAACCAGAAGAATTAATGTTTAAACTTAAATAAATGACTATTAAAAGGATGTGTAAGGGTGTTGAATTAGAAACAAATGAGGTAAATATGACAGAAGAAACACAAAGAGAATTCATACAAAATAATCAGGAATTAATCCAAAAATTTCTTGAGGAATCGAAACCGCACGAAGATGAAATAAGCGCCAGTATTCAAGCAACTATCGCCCAATTTTTATTAAACACACGCATTGAATTAAATAAACGTGCAAATGGTCAACAGTGGATTAGTACAGAAGACATTGTACAAGCACAAATGGCAGTGCTGAGGCGTTCAATAGTCGATTTAGAGCATTATTATTTAACACTACGGGATGGAGAAACTTTGCAATGAAGCAACGACGAACGGTTTTACGACGCTCAATTTCCCATTGGGTAAATCTTATGATTAGCTATTTGTGAAAAACGCTCTTAAAAAAATTATTAAAAGATTACACCTGATTGATATATATCGCTCTCAGGATTCTTATCAAAAAGCCTGGATTTTTTTGATAGGACACATCATTTTACTTAGAAATTTCAAATTCACATATTTTAATTACTAAGTCTCTGAACTTCCCTCGATTAACAGTACACCTTGTTGACTGGGTATAATCCCCAGAACGAGGAGTTATAATGAGCAACAACAGCTACACAAAAGAATTTAAAATAAAAGCAGTAGAGCTAGCAAAGCAATAAGTCAGTAAGGCCCGTTGCAAAGGAGCGTGGGGGTGCTGAAAACAACCTATATAACTGGCGTAAGCCGTTTCATAAGAAACGAGAAGCAGCGTTCACTAATCAACTCCAATTTAAAGGGAAAGAATTAGAGTTGAGGCGTCTGAGATCTCGGATTGCCGAGCTTGAAGAGGAACGTGAAATACTAAAAAAAGCAGCCGTGTTTTTCGCCAATGAAGGGTGGATTTATTTAGCGACTGTTATGACCTATACAATAGAAAGATAGTTGGCTGGAGCATGGGGACACGACTGGTTACTCAACTCTGGGATATCAGACACCAGATGAATTTGAGTTAGCCGCATAAAGTTGGGGTCCGGTATTTCGAGGGAAGATCACAATGAACCACATCCCTGTGGCGATATCATATAAAAATTAAGTATAATTCCTTTTTGTCACCTCAATCATCGCTAAAAGAAAGAGTGACTATTTTGTATGGAAGATTTCAAAGTATGATCTGATAATACATTCGTATTAAAATACTGATCAATTCCTTTGGTAACTATTACATACTCTCCACTTTGAGTTAGCTGTCCCGCCTCAATAAGTTCCTGAGCTATAATTGGCCAGTTATCCTTTAAATTATCAACTGTTAACGCATTAATGTGCTGTTTCAATTCAAGGGCTTTGGGTACCTGGGGTATATCCACTAAGCTTGCTTTAAAAAAACCACGAACGTAATTACGGGCTGATGCAACTCCTGTCCAAAGCTTCTCTCCCAACTCTGTTTGAGTGTAACTTCCTCTATTTTTTATATAGTTATTAAGAGAAAGGGTGGATAGGGTTTTAAATGTCATTAGAACCTGTTCAGCCACTTCAGTTGAATTATCAAAAGCACTGATAGACAACGGGTTAGACAAATAGCAAGTACCTATTTCATCGGATGGAAGAGATGCTTTGGTATCAGTCTCTAAAATTATTGTTGTAGGACTCATTTCGGCATTAAAAACCTCACCAATAGCTTCATCCATTTCATCCCCAACCATTTTTTGCTCTGATAAGCCTCCTATACAACTCATTGTCAATTGTGCATTTTCAGCTTGTCTCCATTGCTGTGGGGTGGTCTTACCAAAAATACTGTTATATCCAATATAAGTTACCCCGTGAATCTTTATTTCTCCAGGCGAGCCATCATGACCATGTCGAAACCGGCAATTATAAGATGGAACCTCAATTTCTGGACCAATATCAGTCAAACGTGGCCAAATAAAGTTATATATTGGATTTGTTTTAGAAGGAGGTGTTGTGAGGGCCTGATACATAGGGCTTTTTTTATCCATTAGCCCCTCAGAAAATATAATGTTTAATTGATCTAA
This Legionella fallonii LLAP-10 DNA region includes the following protein-coding sequences:
- a CDS encoding disulfide bond formation protein B, which gives rise to MFKNILHRLTSENNIIQLNYIYSLLILAAMAFILTTAMYMQLVHGEYPCPLCLLQRVAYFGVCFGVILNLRNGYSMRYEGLTLISIILLLIISARQTLLDIYPRPGHDYIGSAFLGLHMPVWSIVFSILLLLAYAIRFCILGFDDYLSEPLLKSHPKTALLANILAWFIIALCSLNVLSTFLQCGFSSCHTFVSV
- a CDS encoding ankyrin repeat domain-containing protein, which encodes MLSLLETIKEDNVLALKALLDNELSVDHIWDNGYSILPHAVYSNSLACTLLLLECGANINFTGDHAAYFCEPVSSLALAIRQNNLPFARLLITFGASRGLAMTALDEKEQTDLAALSGDLFLFI
- a CDS encoding uridine kinase family protein, yielding MLFIFIGGASASGKSSIAEHLLKKLRTIGVNANELKMDDYFHERPDNVDNETFRATTNFDVPHMLHLDRLSRDVTELSKGHSIRKSCLSFVTNKYHAWEEISPCDVVIIEGIFAQYFYQNFVDKKLPSILVNVTTECYQDLMNRRVNRDIKERNRTREVVLASERKTVGPGFFKYTASNAQGADIYIVNKKHEDLEERNKALDASVMEIIDRMNELCGEDSIVKRKKPDVRELVARSHWCAGEKSTAIDHSEHRFIGVFRDVFGEYNSKFAHDWSMYILAGFATALGAAAVAVALVALSGIISTAVAVTGAALGLAGLGMFAYRAYKDSQICYEENYSPILSN
- a CDS encoding GNAT family N-acetyltransferase, translating into MGYGFFYQIIIAIIEQAAIKNIKKIFVDTYAFQAVDFYIKQGFSIIGRLDKYLLGHDRIYLRKDLDL